The following proteins are encoded in a genomic region of Cryptomeria japonica chromosome 11, Sugi_1.0, whole genome shotgun sequence:
- the LOC131036593 gene encoding uncharacterized protein LOC131036593 — translation MPKDSNSLVLRKARRSHPYDRIQRNPNNKGSTSKDGEIDAEKKEWDDARCPICMEQPHNAVLLLCTSHDKGCRPYMCDTSYRHSNCLDQYRKRKENWRTISSQSGEVYSDIPGGEAMDEYSRSDGPGIHRSPGGEAMDLRSTQDLNEETELGGPGRHRRHQLSSWRSQSGGFQEADNWERDDLPFVNTAAALGAENNFEFALFQRNEIEAPSNGELELKCPLCRGSVREWKAVEEARSYLNLTTRSCAHESCSFTGAYEELRKHARSEHPRIRPADIDPSRQRAWRRLEHQRDVGDVLSTIRTAIPNAIVHGDYVIEGEEGMPLDQGIESDAMGTQGPLFTAYFLFRMFSPLGSHEVAGGLPARLRVSSRHHTSSSRLHGGQPNVSGENNIDSGNEAADTISVNSAAGQRRRRRLNRAWADDDFP, via the coding sequence ATGCCAAAGGATAGCAATAGCTTGGTTTTGCGCAAGGCTAGGAGGTCTCATCCCTATGATAGAATTCAGAGAAACCCAAATAATAAAGGAAGCACGTCAAAAGATGGAGAAATAGATGCTGAGAAGAAAGAGTGGGATGATGCCAGATGCCCCATTTGTATGGAACAACCGCATAATGCAGTTCTCCTTTTATGTACTTCTCATGACAAGGGTTGTCGACCTTACATGTGTGACACCAGTTATCGACATTCAAATTGCCTTGATCAGTATAGAAAGCGAAAGGAGAACTGGAGAACCATATCATCCCAAAGTGGTGAAGTATATAGTGATATTCCAGGAGGTGAAGCAATGGATGAATATTCCAGGTCTGATGGTCCAGGCATACATAGAAGTCCAGGAGGTGAAGCAATGGATTTGAGATCAACTCAAGATTTGAATGAAGAAACGGAATTAGGTGGTCCAGGCAGACATAGAAGACATCAACTAAGTTCCTGGAGGTCACAGTCAGGGGGATTTCAAGAAGCAGATAATTGGGAAAGAGATGATTTACCATTTGTGAATACAGCAGCAGCATTGGGAGCagaaaataattttgaatttgcATTATTTCAAAGAAATGAAATTGAAGCACCTTCAAATGGAGAATTGGAGTTAAAATGCCCACTCTGTCGAGGTTCAGTGCGGGAGTGGAAAGCTGTAGAAGAGGCTAGGAGCTATCTTAATTTGACAACCAGGAGCTGTGCTCATGAGTCATGCTCTTTTACTGGTGCATATGAAGAATTGCGCAAGCATGCAAGAAGTGAACATCCTAGGATAAGGCCAGCTGATATTGATCCTTCTCGCCAGCGTGCCTGGCGGCGCTTAGAGCATCAGCGTGATGTGGGTGATGTGCTTAGTACCATCCGTACAGCCATCCCAAATGCAATTGTTCATGGTGACTATGTTATTGAGGGTGAAGAGGGTATGCCTCTTGATCAGGGCATTGAAAGTGATGCAATGGGTACGCAAGGGCCATTATTCACTGCATATTTCTTATTTCGTATGTTTAGTCCGCTTGGTTCTCATGAAGTTGCTGGTGGCTTGCCAGCAAGATTGAGAGTTTCAAGTAGGCATCATACCTCTTCAAGTAGGCTGCATGGTGGCCAGCCAAATGTGTCTGGTGAAAACAATATAGATTCTGGTAACGAAGCAGCTGATACTATATCAGTTAACAGTGCTGCTGGTCAGAGGAGGAGAAGACGTTTGAATAGAGCCTGGGCTGATGATGATTTTCCATAA